One genomic window of Bradyrhizobium sp. B124 includes the following:
- the secD gene encoding protein translocase subunit SecD → MLYFTRWRALGIILTALVVCLCAVPNFFPEAQVKTWPAWAQRRLVLGLDLQGGSYLLLEVDANYVKKEKLEQVRDDTRKALRDARIGFTGGITIRNDAVEARIAKEADVPAALAKLREIAQPIGGLLGSGGQRDVDVTDAGGGLIRLTVSQPAMIERMRKTIEQSIQIVERRVNELGTVEPLIQRQGTDRILVQVPGLQDPTHLKELLGKTAKMEFRMVDTTASPDQATVPADSERLVSASPPPVPYIVKKQVLVSGSELSDAQPGFDQRTGEAIVSFKFNTSGARKFAQATADNVGQPFAIVLDNKVISAPVIREPITGGQGQISGSFTVQSANDLAILMRAGALPAPLTVVEERTVGPGLGQDSIEKGELAAYVGSILVIVFMLITYRLFGVFANIAVAINVAMIFGLLSLLNATLTLPGIAGIVLTVGIAVDSNVLIYERIREELRGGRNAISAIDAGFKRALATILDSNITTFIAAAVLFYIGTGPVRGFAVTLGIGIITTVFTAFTLTRLIVAAWVRWKRPQTVPI, encoded by the coding sequence ATGTTGTATTTCACGCGGTGGCGAGCGCTGGGGATTATCCTGACAGCGCTGGTGGTCTGCCTGTGCGCCGTGCCCAATTTCTTCCCCGAGGCGCAGGTCAAGACCTGGCCGGCCTGGGCGCAGCGGCGCCTCGTCCTCGGCCTCGATTTGCAGGGCGGCTCGTATCTGCTGCTCGAGGTCGACGCCAATTATGTGAAGAAGGAAAAGCTCGAACAGGTTCGCGACGATACAAGGAAGGCGCTGCGTGACGCCCGGATCGGCTTCACCGGAGGCATCACGATCCGCAACGACGCCGTCGAGGCCCGGATCGCGAAGGAAGCCGATGTTCCGGCGGCGCTGGCGAAACTTCGCGAGATCGCGCAGCCGATCGGCGGCTTGCTCGGCTCCGGCGGCCAGCGCGATGTTGATGTGACGGACGCGGGCGGCGGCTTGATCCGCCTGACCGTGTCGCAGCCCGCGATGATCGAGCGGATGCGCAAGACCATCGAGCAGTCGATCCAGATCGTCGAGCGCCGCGTCAACGAGCTCGGCACCGTCGAGCCGTTGATCCAGCGTCAGGGCACCGACCGCATCCTGGTGCAGGTGCCGGGCCTGCAGGACCCGACCCATCTGAAGGAGCTGCTCGGCAAGACCGCGAAGATGGAATTCCGCATGGTCGACACCACGGCGTCGCCCGATCAGGCCACGGTGCCGGCGGATTCGGAGCGGCTCGTGAGCGCGTCGCCGCCACCGGTTCCGTACATTGTGAAGAAGCAGGTGCTGGTTTCCGGAAGTGAACTCTCCGACGCCCAGCCCGGCTTCGACCAGCGCACCGGCGAAGCAATCGTCAGCTTCAAGTTCAATACGTCGGGCGCCCGCAAGTTCGCTCAGGCGACCGCCGACAATGTCGGCCAGCCGTTTGCGATCGTGCTCGACAACAAGGTGATCTCGGCACCCGTGATTCGCGAGCCGATCACCGGCGGACAGGGCCAGATCTCCGGCAGCTTCACGGTGCAGTCGGCCAACGATCTGGCGATCTTGATGCGCGCCGGCGCGCTGCCGGCGCCGCTGACCGTGGTCGAGGAGCGCACCGTCGGTCCCGGCCTCGGTCAGGACTCGATCGAAAAGGGCGAGCTTGCGGCCTATGTCGGCTCGATCCTGGTCATCGTGTTCATGCTGATCACTTACCGGCTGTTCGGGGTGTTCGCCAACATCGCGGTGGCCATCAACGTCGCCATGATCTTCGGGCTGCTGTCGCTGCTGAACGCCACGCTGACCTTGCCCGGCATCGCCGGCATCGTGCTGACGGTGGGCATCGCGGTCGACTCCAACGTGCTGATCTACGAGCGCATCCGCGAGGAATTGCGCGGCGGCCGCAACGCGATCTCGGCGATCGACGCCGGCTTCAAGCGGGCGCTGGCAACCATCCTCGATTCCAACATCACCACCTTCATCGCCGCCGCCGTGCTGTTCTACATCGGCACCGGACCGGTGCGCGGCTTTGCCGTGACGCTCGGCATCGGCATCATCACCACGGTGTTCACCGCCTTTACCTTGACGCGCCTGATCGTCGCGGCATGGGTGCGGTGGAAGCGGCCGCAAACCGTGCCGATCTGA
- the secF gene encoding protein translocase subunit SecF → MTHTVLIGLGILIAVLTVVAALGLMPALRIVPDDTHFDFTRFRRISFPISALLSIVAITLFFTHGLNFGIDFKGGTLLEVRAKSGTADIAAMRTTLNGLGLGEVQLQQFGGPAEVLIRVAEQPGGDQAQQDAVTKVRGALGDSVDYRRVEVVGPRVSGELLAYGMLGLMLAIVGILIYLWFRFEWQFALGAMIANVHDIVLTIGFMSITQVDFDLTSIAALLTILGYSLNDTVVIYDRIREMLRRYKKMPMPQLLNESINSTLSRSIITHVTVTLALLALLLFGGQAIHSFTAVMMFGVVLVGTYTSIFIAAPILIYLGVGTTRRDAADDESEKKPNAAAKK, encoded by the coding sequence GTGACTCATACCGTTCTGATTGGCCTTGGCATCCTGATCGCCGTGCTCACCGTGGTCGCGGCGCTCGGGCTGATGCCGGCGCTGCGCATCGTGCCCGACGACACGCATTTCGACTTCACGCGCTTTCGCCGCATCAGCTTCCCGATCTCGGCGCTGCTCTCGATCGTTGCGATCACGCTGTTCTTCACCCACGGCCTGAATTTCGGCATCGACTTCAAGGGCGGTACATTGCTGGAGGTCCGGGCCAAGTCCGGCACCGCCGACATTGCCGCGATGCGCACGACCTTGAACGGCCTGGGCCTCGGCGAGGTGCAGTTGCAGCAGTTCGGAGGTCCGGCCGAAGTCCTGATCCGCGTCGCCGAGCAACCCGGCGGCGATCAGGCACAACAGGACGCGGTGACGAAGGTTCGCGGCGCGCTCGGCGATTCCGTCGACTACCGCCGCGTCGAAGTGGTGGGACCGCGTGTCTCCGGCGAATTGCTCGCCTACGGCATGCTCGGCCTGATGCTCGCGATCGTCGGCATCCTGATCTATCTCTGGTTCCGGTTCGAGTGGCAATTCGCGCTCGGCGCCATGATCGCCAACGTCCACGACATCGTGCTGACGATCGGCTTCATGTCGATCACCCAGGTCGACTTCGATCTCACCAGCATCGCGGCGCTGCTGACGATTCTCGGCTACTCGCTCAACGACACCGTCGTCATCTACGACCGTATCCGCGAGATGCTGCGGCGCTACAAGAAGATGCCGATGCCGCAGCTGCTGAATGAATCGATCAACTCGACGCTGTCGCGCTCGATCATCACCCACGTCACCGTGACGCTGGCACTGCTCGCGCTGCTGCTGTTTGGCGGCCAGGCGATTCACAGCTTCACCGCCGTCATGATGTTCGGCGTGGTGCTGGTCGGCACCTATACCTCGATCTTCATCGCGGCACCGATCCTGATCTATCTCGGCGTCGGCACCACGCGGCGCGACGCCGCCGACGATGAATCGGAGAAGAAGCCGAACGCGGCAGCCAAGAAGTAG
- a CDS encoding MTH938/NDUFAF3 family protein: MSNSSDAPHLPRSAPIEAYGKGGFAFADMSHRGSLLCLPDAIWAWAVTRPQEIDEYALQKVFAAANAIDTLIVGTGTEVWVPPKGLREALRAVRVVLDPMQTGPAIRTYNIMLGERRRVAAALIAVP; this comes from the coding sequence ATGAGCAACTCCTCGGACGCTCCCCATCTTCCGAGGTCGGCGCCGATCGAGGCCTACGGCAAGGGCGGCTTCGCGTTTGCCGATATGTCGCACCGCGGCTCGCTGCTGTGCCTGCCCGATGCGATCTGGGCCTGGGCGGTGACCAGGCCGCAGGAGATCGACGAATACGCGCTGCAGAAGGTATTCGCGGCCGCCAATGCGATCGACACGCTGATCGTCGGCACCGGCACCGAGGTCTGGGTGCCGCCGAAGGGCCTGCGCGAAGCCCTGCGCGCGGTGCGGGTGGTGCTCGACCCGATGCAGACGGGCCCCGCGATCCGCACCTACAACATCATGCTGGGCGAGCGGCGTCGCGTCGCGGCGGCGCTGATCGCGGTGCCATGA
- a CDS encoding phytoene/squalene synthase family protein, whose protein sequence is MSTTEAPTDGAAFCADLVRTHDFVRYASTLFMPGPERRALLAIYAFNIEVSRVHEQVSQPLPGEMRLQWWTDMLAGTGHGGVEGNPVAAELLYAIRNHRLPVSPFSLLVEEHQFDLYNDPMPSLAALEGYLDATASALFAQATRVVARPSEAIDHLARHAGLAQGMAQVIAALGRDASRQQLFLPVQLLQQHGSSKEEVFAGKPTPNIGAAIDQLADEAQGHLKTAFGLLADVPSGVRPIFLPLAHIRRELNRARRADYDPFLPKPASRLRTLWTLWRAARTEEFGR, encoded by the coding sequence ATGAGCACGACGGAGGCGCCGACCGACGGCGCGGCATTCTGCGCCGATCTGGTGCGAACCCATGACTTCGTGCGCTACGCGTCGACCTTGTTCATGCCGGGTCCGGAGCGCCGGGCGCTGCTCGCGATCTACGCCTTCAACATCGAAGTCTCGCGCGTGCACGAGCAGGTCAGCCAGCCGCTGCCCGGCGAGATGCGGCTGCAATGGTGGACCGACATGCTGGCCGGGACCGGACACGGCGGCGTCGAGGGCAATCCGGTCGCAGCTGAGCTGCTGTATGCGATCCGCAATCACCGCCTGCCGGTCTCGCCGTTCTCGCTCCTGGTCGAGGAGCATCAGTTCGATCTCTACAACGACCCGATGCCGTCGCTGGCCGCGCTCGAGGGCTACCTCGACGCCACGGCATCGGCGCTGTTCGCGCAAGCCACGCGCGTGGTGGCGCGGCCATCGGAGGCGATCGATCACCTGGCCCGTCATGCCGGCCTCGCGCAAGGCATGGCGCAGGTCATCGCGGCGCTGGGCCGCGATGCCTCGCGGCAGCAGCTGTTTCTGCCGGTCCAGCTGCTGCAGCAGCACGGCAGCAGCAAGGAGGAGGTGTTTGCCGGCAAGCCCACGCCGAACATCGGTGCTGCGATCGATCAGCTTGCGGACGAGGCCCAGGGCCATCTCAAGACCGCATTCGGGCTGCTTGCGGATGTGCCATCCGGCGTGAGGCCGATCTTCCTGCCGCTTGCTCACATCAGGCGCGAGCTGAACCGGGCAAGGAGGGCCGACTACGATCCGTTCCTGCCGAAGCCGGCGTCGCGCCTGCGCACGCTCTGGACGTTGTGGCGAG